From Paenibacillus graminis, a single genomic window includes:
- the hprK gene encoding HPr(Ser) kinase/phosphatase, which translates to MKSVTVQGLTEKFHLEVLAGASRMDREITRPRTHRPGLEFVGYFDFFPMERVQVLGRKEINYLLTLSVEERKLHIGNIVKYHPPCFIVTSGQQEIPYLTLFCNQEGIPLLRTGDTTTEFIAKLDSYLVKALAPELSIHGVCVNVSGIGILLRGKSGIGKSETAHTLIRRGHRFVADDIVVLKKLGPSTLLGTHNETTREFLALRSIGLINVVRQYGRKAFQDETRIVLDIELCPWRENSLNNELELVPQFTEYLGVQIPHIEVQLQPGRDVAGLIEAAANNWYLKQLGYSAAEEFMKRIEDGMQS; encoded by the coding sequence ATGAAATCTGTCACTGTTCAAGGTCTTACGGAGAAGTTCCATTTGGAAGTGCTGGCGGGTGCCAGCCGTATGGACCGCGAAATTACCCGTCCAAGGACGCATAGACCGGGGCTTGAGTTTGTCGGCTATTTTGATTTTTTTCCCATGGAGCGGGTACAGGTGCTCGGCCGCAAGGAAATCAACTATTTATTAACGCTAAGCGTAGAAGAACGCAAGCTGCATATCGGGAACATCGTCAAATATCATCCGCCTTGTTTTATCGTGACGTCGGGCCAGCAGGAGATCCCCTATTTGACGCTGTTTTGCAATCAGGAGGGAATTCCGTTACTGCGGACTGGGGACACCACAACAGAGTTCATTGCCAAGCTGGACAGCTATCTGGTGAAGGCGCTGGCGCCCGAGCTCTCGATCCATGGGGTATGCGTGAACGTATCGGGCATAGGTATCCTGCTTAGGGGCAAATCCGGGATTGGTAAAAGCGAGACTGCACACACTCTTATCCGCAGAGGCCACCGGTTCGTGGCAGATGATATTGTGGTGCTCAAGAAGCTGGGCCCGTCGACGCTGCTCGGGACACATAATGAGACTACACGTGAATTCCTCGCCCTGCGCAGCATTGGCCTGATCAATGTTGTGCGCCAATACGGGCGCAAGGCCTTTCAGGACGAGACGCGCATCGTGCTTGATATTGAGCTCTGTCCCTGGCGGGAAAATTCGCTGAACAACGAGCTGGAGCTGGTGCCCCAGTTCACGGAATATCTCGGTGTCCAAATTCCGCATATTGAGGTCCAGCTTCAGCCGGGGCGCGATGTAGCCGGATTGATTGAGGCAGCGGCTAACAACTGGTACCTCAAGCAGCTTGGCTACAGTGCCGCTGAAGAATTCATGAAGCGGATCGAAGACGGGATGCAGTCTTGA
- a CDS encoding sugar phosphate isomerase/epimerase family protein: MARPVITNKIGVIVDSFQVGVKEGLRKAKDAGADGVQIYAVQGEFDPANLPPAARREWKDYIASLGLEISALVGDLGGHGFQDPAQNRAKIDKSKRIMELAKELGTDIVTTHIGIVPQNRDSQIYETMHVACEELSRYAHEMNAYFAIETGPETASHLKMFLDGLGSKGVSVNFDPANMVMVTGDDPVQGVHALKDYIVHTHAKDGIKLAEIDPRNVYGQYGYEAPALDHDKIAEMAENGLAFREVPLGAGSVDWNGYLQALNDIGYKGYLTIEREVGSNPEADIRLAVEFLKGFRA; this comes from the coding sequence ATGGCTAGACCTGTGATCACAAATAAAATTGGTGTCATCGTAGACAGCTTTCAGGTTGGAGTGAAGGAGGGCTTGCGCAAGGCGAAAGACGCAGGGGCAGATGGCGTGCAGATTTATGCGGTGCAGGGTGAATTCGATCCGGCGAATCTCCCGCCGGCTGCCCGCCGCGAATGGAAGGATTATATTGCTTCACTCGGGCTTGAAATCTCTGCCCTGGTTGGTGATCTGGGAGGCCACGGCTTCCAGGACCCTGCACAGAACCGGGCCAAAATCGACAAGTCTAAACGCATTATGGAACTGGCCAAAGAACTGGGCACGGATATTGTGACTACCCATATTGGTATTGTTCCTCAGAACCGGGACAGCCAAATCTATGAAACCATGCATGTTGCCTGCGAAGAGCTCAGCCGGTATGCGCATGAGATGAATGCTTACTTCGCGATTGAGACGGGCCCGGAAACCGCCTCGCATTTAAAAATGTTCCTGGATGGGCTGGGCTCAAAAGGGGTTTCCGTCAATTTTGACCCGGCCAATATGGTCATGGTGACCGGAGATGATCCGGTACAGGGCGTTCATGCCCTGAAAGACTACATTGTGCATACCCATGCCAAGGATGGCATCAAGCTGGCAGAGATTGATCCGCGTAATGTATACGGCCAATACGGCTATGAAGCACCCGCACTGGACCATGATAAGATCGCGGAAATGGCAGAGAACGGCCTGGCGTTCCGCGAGGTGCCGCTAGGGGCAGGAAGTGTCGATTGGAACGGTTATCTTCAGGCGCTGAACGATATCGGCTACAAAGGGTACCTGACAATTGAACGCGAAGTCGGCAGCAACCCGGAGGCGGACATCCGGTTAGCCGTTGAGTTTTTGAAAGGGTTCCGGGCATAG
- a CDS encoding PRD domain-containing protein, which translates to MKIKKILNNNAVVVNDHGEEKIVMGSGIAFQKRKNDIIDPSLVEKVFIMDDPDQYGHLQEMLGTLPEEEIAASEQIISYAEHELEVTFNKHIHIALTDHLSFALERIRKGTMIQNTLLDEIRILYPREFQIGLHAKDIIRGALQVDIPVDEVGYIAMHIHTAWKNAGVRGTAAEMAAMIRDLAEGVEQATGIVLERGSANYERLVTQLENILRTDENGKLLSELNPEIVRIAKERYTRAYVQAIEISGLVEEDYGYVLSDSQRVYIAMEINRINTRSTNGNIS; encoded by the coding sequence ATGAAAATCAAAAAAATTCTGAACAACAACGCGGTTGTAGTGAACGACCACGGAGAAGAAAAGATTGTCATGGGATCCGGGATTGCTTTTCAAAAAAGAAAAAACGATATTATCGATCCGTCCCTTGTTGAGAAAGTGTTCATTATGGACGACCCGGATCAATACGGGCATCTGCAGGAAATGCTGGGTACACTGCCCGAAGAGGAGATTGCAGCATCCGAACAAATTATTTCGTATGCAGAACATGAGCTGGAAGTGACGTTTAATAAGCATATTCATATTGCGCTGACAGATCATCTCTCCTTTGCTCTGGAGCGTATCCGCAAAGGAACGATGATTCAGAACACGCTGCTGGATGAAATCCGCATTTTATACCCGAGAGAGTTCCAGATTGGGCTGCATGCAAAGGACATTATTCGCGGAGCATTGCAGGTTGATATCCCCGTAGATGAGGTGGGATACATCGCGATGCATATCCATACTGCCTGGAAAAACGCCGGGGTCCGCGGAACAGCTGCCGAAATGGCGGCAATGATCAGGGATCTTGCTGAAGGCGTGGAACAGGCCACAGGCATTGTGCTGGAACGGGGTTCTGCCAACTATGAGCGTCTGGTGACCCAGCTGGAAAATATCCTGCGGACCGATGAAAACGGCAAGCTGCTGAGCGAGCTGAACCCGGAGATTGTACGGATTGCCAAGGAGCGATACACCCGGGCTTATGTGCAGGCCATTGAGATCAGCGGGCTGGTTGAGGAGGATTACGGCTATGTTCTCAGCGACAGTCAGCGGGTATATATTGCTATGGAGATCAACCGGATCAACACCCGGTCAACAAATGGTAATATATCCTAA
- a CDS encoding AIM24 family protein: MRRIPKLRSRTAYAFTTSLPAEEKINMAYTINNLKDNSNVVIKEQLGGFSVIEYKEDLSSTTLAEAQSNFFMSKSNMRNKQLMIELNNSEVTLSAGAMQYMVGNIEMTSGVKGVGGLMRNIVSSAATGTSAIKPLYKGTGTILLETTYKYLWLIDVDNDHIVIDDGLFLACESSLQLAVTARKSLSSAALGGEGLFNLSAKGKGILALEAPIPSEEAVVIELQNDVLKVDGNFALMWSNTLDFTVEKSGKTRLGSAASGEGLVNVYRGTGTVWLAPLTSYRNSLFQANTP, from the coding sequence ATGCGTCGAATACCTAAACTTCGAAGCAGAACTGCTTACGCTTTTACGACATCACTGCCAGCAGAGGAGAAGATCAATATGGCCTATACCATCAATAATCTGAAAGATAACAGCAATGTTGTGATCAAGGAGCAGCTTGGCGGATTTTCGGTTATCGAATACAAAGAAGATTTGAGCAGTACCACCTTGGCGGAAGCACAGTCCAACTTCTTCATGAGCAAAAGCAATATGCGCAACAAGCAGCTCATGATTGAGCTGAATAACAGCGAGGTTACGCTGAGCGCCGGGGCGATGCAGTATATGGTCGGCAATATTGAAATGACCTCAGGGGTAAAAGGGGTCGGCGGCCTGATGAGAAATATCGTATCCAGTGCCGCAACCGGGACCAGTGCCATTAAACCTCTCTACAAAGGCACCGGTACGATTCTGCTGGAAACCACCTATAAATATCTGTGGCTGATTGATGTCGACAACGACCATATCGTCATTGATGACGGCCTGTTCCTGGCCTGTGAATCTTCGCTCCAGCTCGCCGTCACCGCACGCAAGAGCCTTTCCTCGGCCGCACTGGGCGGAGAAGGGCTGTTCAATCTGAGCGCAAAAGGCAAAGGAATCCTCGCCCTGGAAGCACCGATTCCTTCCGAGGAAGCCGTCGTTATTGAGCTGCAGAATGATGTGCTGAAGGTCGATGGCAATTTTGCGTTAATGTGGTCGAATACACTGGACTTCACCGTCGAGAAATCGGGCAAAACCCGGCTCGGCTCTGCCGCTTCCGGCGAGGGTCTGGTCAATGTGTACCGGGGAACAGGCACGGTCTGGCTGGCTCCGCTCACCTCATACAGAAACAGTCTGTTCCAGGCGAATACCCCCTAA
- a CDS encoding AraC family transcriptional regulator, whose amino-acid sequence MLNYDKHLREPMDMPDPGFPIKVHTQRFDRAGVVLFPHHWHEHLEFLFIESGEAVFECGRTPFPVRAGDLIAVNSNELHYGISASDDLLYYAIIADTSLLHSAASDSAETKFIAPIQQNRLLLSNHISGDQQISDSALTIIRELERREFGYELAVKAELYRLLALLLRRHGVTELSQAEQTRRIQTIERFAPVLRHIDTHYQEPIFVEGLAALAGLSRFHFSRLFKELTGHTVSEYVNAVRLDRADYMLRHTQLTVSEIAAATGFNDIYYFSRTFKKHKQRTPSSVRGF is encoded by the coding sequence ATGCTGAATTACGATAAACATCTTCGCGAGCCTATGGACATGCCGGACCCCGGGTTTCCGATCAAAGTACATACCCAGCGCTTCGACAGGGCGGGAGTGGTGCTGTTCCCCCATCACTGGCATGAGCATCTGGAATTTTTGTTCATTGAGAGCGGCGAGGCTGTGTTCGAATGCGGACGGACACCGTTCCCTGTCCGGGCCGGCGATCTGATCGCGGTGAACAGCAACGAGCTGCATTACGGCATCAGCGCCTCGGATGATCTGCTCTATTACGCCATTATTGCAGACACCTCACTGCTGCACAGCGCCGCAAGTGATTCTGCCGAGACCAAGTTCATCGCACCGATCCAGCAGAACCGGCTTCTGCTCAGCAACCATATCTCCGGGGACCAGCAAATTTCAGACAGTGCTCTAACCATTATCCGCGAGCTTGAACGCCGTGAATTCGGCTATGAGCTGGCAGTCAAGGCTGAGCTGTACCGGCTGCTTGCACTGCTGCTGCGCAGACATGGCGTAACCGAGTTGTCGCAGGCCGAACAGACCCGGCGCATTCAGACCATTGAACGCTTCGCACCTGTGCTGCGCCATATTGACACCCATTACCAGGAGCCTATTTTCGTAGAAGGCCTGGCCGCTCTGGCAGGGCTCAGCCGTTTCCATTTCAGCCGGCTCTTCAAGGAACTGACGGGACACACCGTCTCCGAATACGTCAACGCTGTCCGGCTTGACCGGGCCGACTACATGCTGCGCCATACTCAGCTTACCGTTTCTGAAATCGCCGCAGCCACCGGATTCAACGACATCTACTATTTCAGCCGCACCTTCAAAAAGCATAAGCAAAGAACCCCCTCCAGTGTGAGGGGGTTCTAG
- a CDS encoding winged helix-turn-helix transcriptional regulator produces the protein MTEQTKHHVQKKYQVGVEAALEVMGGKWKPLIIYHLMTGRKRTSELRRLIPGITQKMLTTQLRGLEKDGIVARKVYNEIPPKVEYELTHYGWGLKPALDHLCYWGEDHLEKIHGDKSKVLEEFRG, from the coding sequence ATGACTGAACAGACGAAACATCACGTTCAAAAGAAGTATCAAGTTGGAGTGGAAGCGGCTTTAGAAGTAATGGGAGGCAAATGGAAGCCTTTAATTATCTACCATTTGATGACAGGACGGAAACGAACGTCTGAGCTTCGCCGGTTAATACCCGGCATTACCCAAAAAATGCTGACCACTCAGCTCAGAGGCCTGGAAAAGGATGGGATCGTTGCGCGAAAAGTTTATAATGAGATCCCTCCTAAAGTGGAGTATGAGTTAACGCACTACGGCTGGGGATTAAAACCTGCGCTGGACCATCTATGCTATTGGGGAGAGGATCACCTGGAAAAGATTCATGGAGACAAATCCAAGGTTTTGGAAGAATTCCGGGGCTGA
- a CDS encoding sugar phosphate isomerase/epimerase family protein encodes MKLGISTYSLHTAFAAGELTLKEVIETIADLGAEHAEIVPLGFSLIDNPELVDIILQTAADRGLELSNYAIGANFAGLEAAERRRELERVKREVDVCAALGIRRMRHDVASSPDLSIVHFLKELPQLAEACREIADYASGFGITTSVENHGYFIQHSDRVQALVNAVGRDNFRTTLDVGNFLCADENPLIAVAGNLKLASMVHLKDFYIRPQDRHPGEGWFQSSGGNWLRGAIVGQGDIDMPRVLQLVKESGYDGYISIEFEGMEECRKGTRLGLEYVKRTWNAI; translated from the coding sequence ATGAAGCTGGGAATCAGCACCTACAGTCTGCACACGGCGTTTGCAGCCGGAGAGCTGACACTGAAGGAAGTCATTGAGACGATTGCCGATCTGGGAGCAGAACATGCGGAGATTGTGCCCCTGGGCTTCAGTCTGATCGACAATCCGGAGCTGGTGGATATCATTCTCCAGACAGCAGCAGACCGTGGCCTCGAATTGTCCAACTATGCGATCGGAGCGAATTTTGCCGGACTGGAGGCAGCGGAGCGGCGGCGGGAACTGGAGCGGGTCAAGCGGGAAGTGGATGTATGTGCGGCACTTGGCATCCGGCGGATGCGGCATGATGTGGCCTCATCACCTGATCTGTCCATCGTCCACTTTTTGAAGGAGCTGCCGCAGCTGGCCGAAGCTTGCCGTGAAATTGCGGATTATGCATCCGGATTTGGCATTACAACCAGCGTGGAGAATCATGGATATTTCATCCAGCACAGCGACCGTGTGCAGGCGCTGGTAAATGCCGTAGGCCGGGACAATTTCCGCACGACACTGGACGTTGGCAACTTTCTGTGTGCCGATGAGAACCCGCTAATCGCTGTGGCCGGCAATCTCAAGCTGGCATCCATGGTTCATCTCAAGGATTTCTATATCCGCCCGCAGGACCGGCATCCGGGAGAAGGGTGGTTCCAGTCCTCCGGCGGGAATTGGCTCAGGGGTGCCATTGTAGGCCAGGGTGACATAGATATGCCGCGTGTGCTCCAGCTGGTGAAGGAAAGCGGGTATGACGGCTATATCTCCATTGAATTCGAAGGGATGGAAGAATGCCGCAAGGGAACAAGGCTGGGTCTGGAATATGTCAAGCGCACATGGAATGCAATCTAA
- a CDS encoding MarR family transcriptional regulator: MNKEEQVKMDFRDLFNKMAWLNKTKMEVSLKGYKPSEVHCIESIGRNVDSNVTKLAESLYMTRGAISKITKKLTEKGLIESYQKPDNKKEIYFRLTEQGEVINKIHEELHKEFQERDKAVFEHVTEEQLDSMLNFMEKYSRHLDEEIKKQGIDIKSD, translated from the coding sequence ATGAACAAAGAAGAACAGGTCAAAATGGATTTCAGGGACTTATTTAACAAGATGGCTTGGCTGAATAAGACTAAGATGGAAGTCAGTCTTAAGGGTTATAAGCCTTCTGAAGTCCATTGCATCGAATCCATTGGAAGAAATGTAGACTCGAACGTGACAAAACTTGCGGAGTCCTTGTATATGACTAGAGGTGCCATAAGTAAAATAACTAAGAAGCTTACAGAAAAAGGCTTGATCGAAAGCTACCAGAAGCCGGATAACAAGAAAGAAATCTATTTTAGGCTTACTGAGCAAGGGGAAGTTATTAACAAAATCCATGAGGAACTGCACAAAGAGTTTCAAGAGCGGGATAAAGCCGTATTTGAGCATGTAACCGAGGAGCAATTAGACAGTATGCTTAACTTCATGGAAAAGTATAGCAGGCATTTGGATGAAGAAATAAAGAAACAGGGTATCGATATTAAGTCGGATTAA
- a CDS encoding Gfo/Idh/MocA family protein has translation MDMIRIGVIGTGSISGMHLNAYRNNPQTVVYAVCDLNEERARAAAAEYGAEKVYTDYRGLLADSSVDAVSICTWNNSHAEISIAALKAGKHVLVEKPLCRTLEEAVQVQQAVEESGKILQVGFVRRYDANVQLLQKLVGAGEFGEIYYAKATTLRRLGNPGGWFSDIARSGGGPLIDIGVHVIDLCWYLMGRPKPVSVSANTYRKLGNRANVENLSFYKAADYDAANNTVEDLANALIRFENGASLIVDVSFTLHAKEDGRSVSLYGEKGGFEIDPETVIVSERANTIVNIYPQTDHKGFDFNSAFQYEIDHFTHCVQTGSQPLSPVQDGVEIMRILSGIYESAAKGEEVKL, from the coding sequence ATGGATATGATCAGGATTGGCGTAATAGGAACGGGCTCCATTTCAGGCATGCATCTGAATGCCTACCGGAACAATCCGCAGACGGTTGTATATGCGGTGTGCGACCTGAATGAAGAGCGCGCAAGGGCGGCAGCTGCCGAGTATGGCGCTGAGAAAGTGTATACCGATTACCGCGGGCTGCTGGCTGATTCCAGCGTCGATGCGGTCAGCATCTGTACCTGGAATAATTCCCACGCCGAGATTAGCATTGCGGCGCTGAAGGCCGGCAAGCATGTGCTGGTGGAGAAGCCGCTCTGCCGCACGCTGGAGGAAGCCGTTCAGGTCCAGCAGGCAGTAGAAGAGAGCGGCAAGATTTTGCAAGTGGGCTTTGTGCGCCGCTACGATGCCAACGTCCAGCTGCTTCAGAAGCTGGTGGGGGCAGGGGAGTTCGGCGAAATTTACTATGCGAAGGCGACAACCTTGCGGCGCCTGGGCAATCCCGGCGGCTGGTTCTCTGATATCGCACGCTCCGGCGGTGGGCCGCTGATCGACATCGGGGTCCACGTGATCGATTTATGCTGGTATTTGATGGGCCGCCCTAAGCCGGTTTCCGTAAGCGCCAACACTTACCGGAAGCTGGGCAACCGCGCAAATGTAGAGAATCTTTCTTTCTATAAAGCTGCCGACTACGATGCGGCGAACAACACGGTGGAGGATCTGGCGAATGCGTTGATCCGGTTCGAGAACGGCGCTTCGCTGATAGTGGATGTCAGCTTTACGCTGCATGCCAAGGAAGACGGGCGGTCAGTGAGCCTTTACGGTGAGAAAGGCGGCTTTGAGATCGATCCGGAGACGGTCATCGTCAGTGAGCGGGCGAATACCATCGTTAATATCTATCCGCAGACCGATCATAAAGGATTTGATTTCAACAGTGCGTTCCAGTATGAGATAGATCATTTCACCCATTGCGTGCAGACCGGCTCGCAGCCGCTAAGTCCTGTACAGGACGGGGTTGAAATCATGAGGATTCTTAGCGGGATCTACGAGTCGGCAGCCAAAGGTGAAGAGGTGAAATTATGA
- a CDS encoding PTS transporter subunit EIIC, with translation MPHDNIPTAQDGLTTKETRSPARELAERLISLSGGAGNVLEAIHCTTRLRLRLRESSRVDEAGVSGIPEVQGVFLRAGQLQIILGSGNVFKVHRQVVRILQEGEGKQQPEGTSELSQKNRPEHQGVLKHIADAVSFFSDIVVPMIPLFVGVGLLLGLLSMMEVFGWAPRDSVSFRTLSLLTGSAFQMLAVMFGYHTAKRFGGTPPLGAVIGIIMTHPDLLRVTGSGGAQESSADVLIAPQFGYQGAVIPTILAVLVMTLIEKGLRRILPSSTSVMLIPFLSLVSGGAIAILAIGPLTSELSASLGSMLELVFRSGGTVFGLLLGGIYSSLVVSGLHHGIQAIEIGLITNPDISINFLLPIWSMANIAQGAAGLAVYARTRDQALRKIALPASITAFFGITEPVAFGVNLKLGRPFLGAAAGGAAGGAYVAFHQVAADSFGLTGIPMIAFIVQLGQMNVIHYVTGFLLAAATAFVVTWVLGVDERQAFGTKKHRRIT, from the coding sequence ATGCCCCATGACAATATCCCCACAGCACAAGATGGACTAACCACAAAGGAAACCCGCAGCCCGGCCAGGGAATTGGCTGAACGTCTGATTAGCTTGTCCGGAGGGGCCGGCAATGTGCTGGAAGCCATCCATTGCACAACCCGGCTTCGCCTTAGGCTGCGGGAAAGCTCCCGGGTGGATGAAGCCGGAGTGTCCGGCATACCGGAGGTTCAGGGCGTATTCCTCCGGGCCGGACAGCTGCAAATTATACTGGGATCGGGCAATGTCTTCAAGGTACACCGTCAAGTTGTCCGCATCCTTCAGGAAGGGGAGGGCAAGCAGCAGCCGGAGGGTACCAGTGAGCTGTCCCAAAAGAACCGTCCAGAGCATCAGGGCGTGTTAAAACACATAGCTGATGCGGTCAGCTTCTTTTCCGACATCGTCGTACCCATGATTCCGCTCTTTGTCGGGGTCGGGCTGCTGCTCGGCTTGCTCAGCATGATGGAGGTTTTCGGCTGGGCCCCGCGGGATAGTGTTTCGTTTCGGACCTTATCACTGTTAACCGGGTCGGCATTTCAGATGCTGGCGGTAATGTTCGGTTATCATACGGCCAAGAGATTTGGAGGCACACCGCCGCTCGGTGCCGTAATCGGCATCATCATGACCCATCCCGATCTTCTGCGTGTCACCGGGTCCGGAGGAGCCCAGGAGAGCTCCGCAGATGTATTGATCGCGCCGCAGTTCGGATATCAGGGTGCGGTCATTCCCACAATTCTTGCGGTATTGGTGATGACGCTGATCGAGAAAGGGCTGCGCCGGATTCTTCCCTCATCAACTTCGGTGATGCTGATTCCCTTTCTAAGCCTGGTCTCCGGAGGCGCCATTGCCATTCTGGCCATCGGACCGCTTACCTCTGAGCTTAGCGCTTCTCTTGGCAGCATGCTGGAGCTTGTGTTCAGATCTGGCGGCACGGTGTTTGGCCTGCTGCTTGGCGGAATCTACAGTTCTCTTGTGGTGAGCGGCCTGCATCACGGGATCCAGGCCATAGAGATCGGACTGATCACCAATCCGGATATCAGCATCAATTTTTTGCTCCCCATCTGGTCTATGGCGAATATCGCACAGGGTGCGGCCGGACTGGCTGTGTATGCCAGAACCCGGGACCAGGCATTGCGGAAAATAGCGCTGCCCGCCTCTATCACCGCCTTTTTCGGCATCACCGAACCGGTTGCCTTTGGGGTCAACCTGAAGCTTGGCCGCCCTTTCCTGGGCGCTGCCGCAGGAGGGGCTGCTGGAGGCGCTTATGTTGCCTTTCATCAGGTGGCAGCCGATTCGTTCGGTCTGACCGGAATTCCGATGATCGCTTTTATTGTCCAGCTCGGGCAGATGAATGTTATCCATTATGTGACCGGATTTCTGCTGGCAGCCGCAACAGCCTTTGTGGTTACTTGGGTCCTTGGTGTAGATGAGCGCCAGGCTTTTGGAACAAAAAAGCATAGGAGAATAACATGA
- a CDS encoding MerR family transcriptional regulator, with product MEMLKTKDAAELLSVSQTTIKRWAAMFPDYFPKDRFGHYIFSEQEISLLKSIKDRINHGEALEYMNLGSVAGIQPPVSQQEAPLGHTQDWPIGDMLSRIDYIERSLDHKADEVVSVQLLQQRAELEDLRQMIKQIAVSLETIQKPGGPSPSPYEELHPVAAKKLKTPPRKRGLLRNIFSFL from the coding sequence ATGGAAATGCTGAAAACGAAGGATGCTGCAGAGCTGCTGTCTGTTAGCCAGACAACCATCAAACGCTGGGCTGCCATGTTCCCTGATTACTTCCCAAAAGACCGGTTTGGACACTATATATTCTCAGAGCAGGAGATTAGCCTGCTAAAATCGATTAAAGACCGCATCAATCACGGGGAAGCGTTAGAGTATATGAATCTGGGTTCCGTTGCAGGCATTCAGCCGCCTGTCTCACAACAGGAGGCCCCGCTCGGCCACACACAGGACTGGCCTATAGGCGACATGCTGTCCCGGATCGATTATATCGAACGCTCACTGGATCACAAAGCTGACGAGGTAGTCTCGGTACAGCTGCTCCAGCAGCGCGCGGAGCTTGAGGACCTGCGTCAAATGATCAAGCAGATAGCCGTATCCCTGGAAACGATTCAGAAGCCCGGAGGTCCATCCCCCTCCCCGTATGAAGAACTGCACCCCGTTGCCGCTAAGAAGCTCAAGACTCCGCCACGGAAGCGCGGGCTGCTGCGGAATATTTTCTCCTTCCTGTAG